In Anopheles gambiae chromosome 2, idAnoGambNW_F1_1, whole genome shotgun sequence, a single window of DNA contains:
- the LOC4577022 gene encoding uncharacterized protein LOC4577022 has translation MASHSSFYQGTKRISPLKIRNPSILPSQIMPSPTGAPFNFAEMPWSYGMKPGQVMEFNAVIRPSPITGPPSPIPQMPSGSSPPSFGPAPVSFLPELRKRKPDPDVIPIPSKQFLTEEVMSSHFNNLHLSTEYTAHDIRTQTSTADPRAHSSREEDMLLGDAGNVSDDADAYHVCMSPQELEERLKKAQRIAICEEVRRLDGRGEILPKALLQRIEKPCTALMIWQPPQERVQSVLSKVAQQLEEREREERKAMKNNNNSEAAPDSMAISDEPLPDLPDYDEDLDFEPDGSGAGWPQGSAAPDPATMDIEM, from the exons ATGGCATCCCATTCTAGTTTCTACCAGGGAACGAAGCGGATCTCTCCCCTCAAGATCAG AAATCCGAGCATACTGCCATCACAAATAATGCCGTCGCCTACGGGTGCACCGTTCAACTTTGCCGAAATGCCCTGGTCGTACGGGATGAAACCGGGGCAAGTGATGGAATTCAATGCAGTTATCCGACCAAGCCCCATCACGGGACCACCCTCGCCCATCCCCCAGATGCCATCCGGTAGCAGTCCACCATCGTTTGGACCCGCGCCGGTCTCCTTCCTGCCGGAACTCAGAAAACGAAAGCCCGATCCCGACGTCATCCCAAT TCCATCGAAGCAATTTCTCACCGAGGAAGTAATGTCGTCGCATTTCAACAATCTGCACCTTTCCACCGAATACACCGCACACGACATCCGTACGCAGACGTCCACAGCTGACCCTCGTGCCCACTCCAGCCGAGAAGAGGACATGCTGCTGGGCGATGCGGGCAACGTTTCGGACGACGCGGACGCGTACCACGTGTGCATGTCGCCGCAGGAGCTGGAGGAACGGTTAAAGAAAGCACAGCGCATCGCGATCTGCGAGGAGGTGCGCCGGTTGGACGGCCGGGGCGAAATCTTGCCCAAAGCGTTGCTGCAGCGCATCGAAAAGCCGTGCACTGCGCTGATGATCTGGCAGCCGCCCCAGGAGCGCGTGCAGTCCGTGCTCTCGAAGGTTGCCCAACAGTTGGAGGAACGGGAGCGTGAGGAGCGGAAAGcgatgaaaaataacaataacagcGAAGCTGCGCCAGACTCGATGGCCATCAGTGACGAACCACTGCCGGATCTGCCCGATTACGACGAGGATTTGGATTTTGAGCCGGACGGGAGCGGCGCGGGCTGGCCGCAGGGATCAGCAGCGCCAGATCCGGCCACGATGGACATTGAAATGTAG
- the LOC1281228 gene encoding centromere protein J — MADSPRSILVRLEQLKQWQEEQQRVLLEKHLAQQQLLEREQQKMYQVLGLRQHSLDNAGDDGGGEESYAEDDSEPEYEETNLQAQLASERLQQQAASGRDDTTVFDSENEQPTAEQAQALQKTKNVPKKRFLKRGEGLRARFKVDPDKFKLENLPKYKFANHNRERSNRKGEPRQQQSDGVSSSAPKASRASGSKQGKVEVKPPPVEKKLRNKSDQGIVLDINRVQDKKLISTRRMGGSLPTINAEATTQDAHTNETDQMLADRVKRFSVTDMIEKIVEKPPAKPNLPWKKRLLDPAVPPKVSKEQRDLNFFELLEKKVVGKNFSPNSSSILRFIAANESTANEETLTNDESMYEPTATGTALVRQEEVIVKDRLSPPPSRADLKEDDSDESDDDRAHVHFAEDGSKCSAGEDTDVTEHETYHRMQRITSSKMSTPNDKMITRSESHEQTGQASESDEEEEEDEEEKGRTKECAEDDDDDDATVDSANGQSETEDTTVAGVNVDDTLRSEILAKSELLKQRLTELEREIDNYRRENAELIQAKQEHELERLKLQQEREELEEHMNDERIKMEVYFHDERMKIETERKQALREAQKPNKKDREEILRLNEELAEMRKQQKEREAKHSASLARFRAQLKTVDKELQEVRLELEVAKKDNRRLETENTRLKRQNNSRMLVEINRNIAKLAAGGTEPAAERQESKEVNAAAAQDKSKRGLQPNRPKTQQVGESKVSKASVQVARAKVTSHPPMRGKVTMRTKAVRIQEQQEGLSSETDENNGNRFYAQHDSSDDDSDRPVNGNKSTEDEGDDDDDEDDDEAIGENSSSAQDSSAVQSSYFPKNPAVRKTLFNAVNLNEDTAVPRQGLVRKENPLTQCDLLDRTPEAAEMIKSMKREIVNADGSRDIWYPNGNLKKISADGLIIRMLYFNKDIKETNMTEGTTKYYYFETNTWHTTYLDGLEILEFPDGQTEHRFKDGSTEVHFPNGSIRTTNPNSADIAEEWKYPDGTTVIIRKNDDKEINLPNGQVEIHTKAHKRRIYPDGTVKFVYPDGSQESRYSNGRIRLKDKDGRLISDTGGGP; from the exons ATGGCGGACTCCCCGCGTAGCATACTCGTCCGGCTGGAGCAGCTGAAACAATGGCAGGAGGAGCAACAGCGCGTCCTGCTGGAAAAGCATctcgcccagcagcagctactGGAACGGGAGCAGCAGAAAATGTACCAAGTGTTGGGACTGCGGCAGCACTCGCTCGATAATGCCGGTGATGACGGTGGTGGCGAGGAATCGTACGCGGAAGATGACAGCGAGCCGGAATACGAGGAGACAAATCTACAGGCGCAGCTAGCGTCCGAGCGGTTACAGCAGCAAGCGGCGTCCGGCAGGGATGATACGACCGTATTCGATTCGGAAAATGAGCAACCGACAGCCGAACAGGCGCAGGCTTTGCAAAAGACGAAAAACGTCCCAAAAAAGCGTTTCTTGAAGCGAGGCGAAGGATTGCGTGCCAGGTTTAAAGTAGATCCGGATAAGTTTAAGCTAGAAAATTTACCTAAATACAAATTTGCTAACCATAACAGAGAGAGAAGCAATCGCAAGGGTGAACCCCGGCAGCAGCAAAGTGATGGCGTTAGTTCGTCGGCTCCGAAAGCCTCTCGCGCGTCAGGCAGCAAACAGGGAAAGGTGGAAGTAAAACCACCACCGGTCGAGAAAAAACTCCGCAACAAGAGTGACCAAGGCATTGTGCTGGACATTAACCGGGTGCAGGATAAAAAGCTCATTAGCACGCGACGCATGGGTGGATCACTTCCTACGATCAATGCCGAGGCGACTACGCAGGACGCGCACACGAACGAGACCGATCAGATGTTGGCTGACAGAGTGAAACGGTTTTCAGTTACAGATATGATCGAAAAAATAGTTGAAAAACCACCCGCAAAGCCGAATCTGCCGTGGAAGAAAAGGCTTCTCGATCCAGCGGTTCCACCCAAGGTGTCGAAAGAGCAGCGTGATCTAAACTTTTTCGAACTGCTCGAGAAGAAGGTAGTAGGTAAGAATTTTAGCCCCAACTCGAGTAGCATACTCCGCTTTATAGCGGCAAACGAGTCAACCGCGAACGAAGAAACGCTTACAAATGACGAAAGTATGTACGAGCCGACTGCAACCGGTACGGCACTGGTACGCCAGGAGGAAGTTATTGTGAAGGATCGGCTTTCTCCGCCACCATCACGAGCAGACCTTAAGGAGGATGACTCCGATGAAAGCGATGATGACCGGGCACACGTTCACTTTGCTGAGGATGGTTCAAAATGTAGCGCGGGAGAGGACACGGACGTTACCGAACACGAGACGTACCACCGCATGCAACGAATTACGTCTAGCAAAATGTCCACACCAAATGATAAAATGATTACACGTTCTGAATCGCACGAACAAACAGGCCAAGCTAGCGAAAgtgacgaggaggaggaagaggatgaAGAGGAGAAGGGGCGAACTAAAGAATGCGCTgaagacgatgacgacgacgacgcaacGGTGGACAGTGCCAATGGGCAGTCGGAAACCGAGGACACAACGGTGGCGGGTGTAAACGTTGACGATACCCTTCGCAGCGAGATCCTTGCGAAGAGCGAACTGCTGAAGCAGCGGCTGACCGAACTGGAACGGGAAATCGACAACTATCGACGCGAAAACGCGGAGCTTATACAGGCCAAGCAGGAGCACGAGCTGGAGCGGCTCAAGCTGCAACAGGAACGGGAAGAGCTGGAAGAGCACATGAATGATGAGCGCATCAAGATGGAGGTCTACTTTCACGACGAGCGTATGAAGATcgaaacggaacggaagcaaGCGCTGCGCGAAGCGcagaaaccaaacaaaaaggatCGGGAGGAAATTCTGCGCCTGAATGAGGAGCTGGCCGAGATGCGCAAGCAGCAGAAGGAGCGTGAAGCAAAGCACAGTGCGTCGTTGGCGCGGTTTCGGGCGCAGCTGAAAACGGTAGATAAAGAGTTGCAGGAGGTGCGGCTGGAGCTCGAGGTGGCGAAGAAGGACAACCGACGGCTCGAGACGGAAAATACGCGCCTGAAGCGGCAAAACAACAGTCGGATGTTGGTGGAAATCAATCGCAACATTGCCAAGCTGGCAGCCGGCGGTACCGAGCCCGCCGCCGAACGGCAAGAGTCCAAAGAAGTGAATGCAGCCGCTGCGCAGGATAAATCTAAAAGAGGCTTACAACCGAACCGCCCTAAAACGCAACAAGTTGGTGAGTCGAAGGTAAGCAAGGCGTCGGTGCAGGTTGCGAGGGCAAAGGTTACAAGCCATCCGCCGATGCGGGGGAAAGTTACAATGCGTACGAAAGCTGTCCGCATTCAGGAGCAGCAGGAAGGTTTGAGTTCCGAAACGGACGAAAATAATGGAAATAGGTTTTATGCACAACATGATTCTTCTGACGATGATTCCGATCGTCCTGTGAATGGAAATAAGAGTACCGAAGACGAgggcgatgatgacgatgacgaggaCGATGACGAGGCGATTGGTGAAAATTCCAGCTCGGCGCAGGATAGTTCTGCAGTGCAGTCATCGTACTTCCCTAAGAATCCTGCCGTACGCAAAACGCTCTTTAACGCGGTAAACCTAAACGAAGATACGGCTGTACCACGGCAAGGCTTGGTGCGCAAAGAAAACCCGCTCACGCAGTGTGATCTACTCGACCGGACACCGGAAGCGGCGGAGATGATAAAGAGCATGAAGCGTGAAATCGTGAATGCGGACGGCAGTCGGGACATTTGGTATCCGAATGGcaatttgaagaaaatatcAGCGGACGGATTGATCATACGGATGCTGTATTTCAACAAGGACATCAAGGAAACGAATATGACCGAGGGTACGACCAAGTACTACTACTTCGAGACCAATACCTGGCACACGACCTATCTGGATGGGCTGGAAATACTAGAGTTTCCTGA TGGCCAAACGGAGCACCGTTTCAAAGACGGATCGACGGAGGTTCACTTTCCAAACGGATCTATACGCACAACGAACCCGAACAGTGCAGACATAGCCGAAGAGTGGAAGTATCCAGACGGTACGACGGTAATCATCCGCAAAAACGATGACAAAGAGATAAATCTACCGAACGGGCAGGTTGAGATCCACACCAAGGCCCACAAGCGGCGCATCTATCCAGATGGGACGGTTAAGTTCGTGTACCCCGACGGCAGCCAGGAGTCCCGGTACTCGAATGGACGCATCCGGTTAAAGGATAAAGATGGCCGTTTGATATCCGACACTGGTGGGGGGCCTTAA
- the LOC1281227 gene encoding large ribosomal subunit protein mL44: protein MMLFSVTRSLLRGAQRFDIHRNRDVHRWVAPTLRELRRRREKMGPEAALPRSSHSDWNYSAEIFAFGKRLQESFDANVLQQAFTHQSFIEQETRKQAAVGIEQPVLGVHDNRELIAQGEQLVAEYVEAFLLTALPRLPRQFIASVREALTSEAQLAHVSAHLGTKDIIMAAEFPIDDALLASTLKAIVAALQRSSGDERCFLFVRDFLCGQLNQRDLYEYLEIADPLRTLQEYCKERGLADPEPRLIGNVGRNTLLAAHQVGIYSDRKLLGTGYGENQTVAVEEAARDCLRQLFGTELHMKPVDFRLTLSDCAQHLTRRSASGKVEKRQ from the coding sequence ATGATGCTGTTCAGTGTTACACGCTCGCTGCTCCGAGGGGCTCAACGATTCGACATTCACCGGAACCGGGATGTGCACCGGTGGGTGGCACCAACGTTGCGCGAACTTCGCCGGCGCCGGGAAAAGATGGGCCCGGAAGCTGCGCTGCCCCGATCGTCCCACTCCGACTGGAACTATAGTGCAGAAATCTTTGCCTTTGGCAAACGATTGCAAGAGTCCTTCGATGCAAACGTGCTACAGCAAGCCTTTACGCATCAATCGTTCATCGAGCAGGAAACGCGCAAACAGGCAGCAGTCGGCATTGAGCAACCGGTGCTAGGCGTGCACGACAACAGGGAGCTGATTGCGCAAGGCGAACAGTTGGTTGCGGAGTACGTAGAGGCTTTCCTGTTGACGGCGCTGCCACGCTTACCGCGTCAATTTATCGCTTCCGTGAGGGAGGCACTCACCAGCGAAGCGCAGCTCGCCCACGTATCGGCCCATCTCGGAACGAAGGACATCATCATGGCGGCGGAGTTCCCCATCGATGACGCTCTGCTGGCATCGACGCTGAAAGCCATCGTTGCGGCACTCCAACGCTCTTCGGGCGATGAGCGTTGCTTCCTGTTCGTGCGCGACTTCCTGTGCGGTCAGCTGAACCAGCGCGACCTGTACGAGTATCTGGAGATAGCCGATCCGCTTCGCACGCTGCAGGAGTACTGCAAAGAGCGAGGCCTTGCCGACCCGGAACCGCGCCTTATCGGCAATGTTGGAAGGAACACGCTGCTGGCAGCGCACCAGGTTGGCATTTACAGTGACCGCAAGCTGCTGGGCACGGGGTACGGAGAGAACCAGACGGTCGCAGTGGAGGAGGCTGCTCGGGACTGTCTGCGGCAGCTGTTCGGAACCGAGCTGCACATGAAACCGGTCGATTTCAGGCTAACCTTGTCGGATTGTGCACAACATTTAACACGCCGTTCCGCTAGTGGTAAGGTTGAGAAGCGACAGTGA